One Aneurinibacillus migulanus genomic region harbors:
- a CDS encoding redoxin domain-containing protein, with product MKLREEMPTFDGVTEWVNGGVTKSDLKDSPVLVHYWSISCHTCKETLPQLNEWRERYKDQGLRVVSIHMPRSEKDMELGPVKEAIEQYKLIHPVAIDNDYKLVDAYKNQYVPAYYLFDAEQKLRHYQAGEKGLKMLEKRLDRVLMPEEVER from the coding sequence ATGAAACTACGCGAGGAAATGCCGACATTTGACGGCGTAACAGAGTGGGTCAATGGTGGAGTGACGAAATCGGACTTGAAAGATTCGCCGGTTCTTGTTCATTACTGGTCCATTAGTTGTCATACTTGTAAGGAAACGTTGCCACAACTGAACGAGTGGCGTGAACGTTATAAGGATCAAGGTCTTCGGGTCGTCAGCATTCATATGCCCCGTTCGGAAAAGGATATGGAGCTAGGACCGGTGAAAGAGGCGATTGAGCAATATAAACTTATTCACCCCGTAGCTATCGATAATGATTATAAGCTGGTAGACGCCTATAAGAACCAATATGTGCCTGCATACTACCTCTTTGATGCGGAACAGAAGCTGCGTCACTACCAAGCAGGTGAAAAAGGGTTAAAGATGCTTGAGAAGCGCCTGGATCGCGTCTTGATGCCTGAAGAGGTGGAACGATAA